The Candidatus Polarisedimenticolia bacterium nucleotide sequence GGGCTACCTCGCCGCTTCGGGCGCTTTGGCCAGCGCCGTCGAAATCTGATCGGTGATGAGATCGAACAGCTTGAAGAAGTCGGTGGCCTCCGGCGCGCCCCCCACCTCGAGGGGCAGGGTGATCACCTTGACCCCCGTCTTCTCGGTCAGGAGGTCGGTGGAGCGATGCTCGACGAAGGGGCGCGTGACGATGAGGTTCGCGGCCCCCGACTTCAAATGCCCCACCAGCTCCTCGAGATGCTTGGCCGACGGCGGAATCCCGGGCTTCGGCTCGACGTAGTCGACGATCTTCACGCCGAAGCGCTGGGCGAAGTACGAATAATCCTTATGGTAGGTCACCAGCGGACGTCCCCGCACCGGCTGCATCTTTCCCAGCCAGCCGCCGAGCTTCGATCGCAGGGTGCCGCCTCCCGCTCCGGCCGAGTCGAAGAAAGTGTCCAGGGTTCCCCCCATCGCCTCGCGCGACAGCTTGGCGCCTCCCACCTGGTCGACCAGCTCGGCGCCGAACAACGCTTCGTGCAGCTTCTTGACGAAAGCCTTGCGCCCGCTCTCGTAGGCCTCGGCGCCCGCCGGATCGGCCTTCTTGAAGGCGT carries:
- a CDS encoding metal ABC transporter substrate-binding protein, whose translation is MNKQIGIVTAILLGLLGGAAPAGAASKLKVVASLPNLGSIARAIGGDRIDLTVIGTGTQDAHFVDPKPSFMVKMRNADLLLINGLDLEIGWIPPLTQGARNAKILQGAAGFIDCSTGIRVVEVPPSLSRAEGDVHPYGNPHYLTDPINAEVVAGTIADAFKKADPAGAEAYESGRKAFVKKLHEALFGAELVDQVGGAKLSREAMGGTLDTFFDSAGAGGGTLRSKLGGWLGKMQPVRGRPLVTYHKDYSYFAQRFGVKIVDYVEPKPGIPPSAKHLEELVGHLKSGAANLIVTRPFVEHRSTDLLTEKTGVKVITLPLEVGGAPEATDFFKLFDLITDQISTALAKAPEAAR